One genomic window of Camelina sativa cultivar DH55 chromosome 5, Cs, whole genome shotgun sequence includes the following:
- the LOC104785958 gene encoding probable cyclic nucleotide-gated ion channel 12: MNIEMSSSARSGTGNCVKECLKKFYEKIVTPEFRRIFFLFVCVMALATDPLFLFVPEIDYQKSCIGFDEKLGYGVGAFRSFIDALYLFHIIRSLVTSLRGKMSVRERLIYSIIDIVSALPIPQAMIWHLYRNKRSYYLVSKRMLKWIIVGQYIPRIIRIFPIYKEATKTSVTVVRSKWLGALINLSLFLLCSYVFGAFWYVTAIEKQSICWHDAWNKIMRANETMHDFGSDTRWKQVNITELYCAHSKDNSLFLKDSCPVIDPAEMRKTSEKLAGNKTIHEYDFGMYGDVVESQVGSVNLRDFPKKFFYCFWWALKNLSTFGENLKPGNSATDISLAILMCACGLFLVAVLIGNVQKYLLSSTVRADEMNERKRDIETWMTYRNLPEELKKRIKENEKTLRKNLRGTDEESLLRRFPEDLRRETQLYLDEHSA; encoded by the exons ATGAATATTGAGATGAGTAGTTCTGCAAG GTCGGGGACTGGGAATTGTGTTAAAGAATGCTTAAAGAAGTTTTACGAGAAGATAGTCACCCCTGAATTCCGGAGGATTTTCTTTCTGTTCGTCTGTGTGATGGCTTTGGCTACTGatcctttgtttctctttgttccTGAAATTGATTATCAAAAATCATGCATCGGTTTCGACGAAAAGCTTGGTTATGGAGTTGGTGCCTTTCGTAGCTTTATTGACGCACTCTATCTATTTCACATCATTCGTTCTCTAGTCACATCTTTGAGAGGCAAGATGAGCGTAAGAGAAAGACTCATCTACAGTATTATTGACATTGTCTCTGCTCTCCCCATTCCTCAG GCAATGATTTGGCACCTCTACCGTAATAAACGGTCTTACTATCTGGTGTCAAAGAGAATGCTCAAGTGGATCATAGTTGGTCAGTATATACCAAGAATCATTCGCATCTTTCCGATTTACAAAGAAGCGACAAAAACCAGTGTTACAGTAGTAAGATCAAAGTGGCTTGGAGCTCTTATAAACCTTTCGCTCTTCCTGTTGTGCAGTTAT GTGTTTGGGGCTTTCTGGTACGTTACTGCAATAGAAAAGCAAAGCATATGCTGGCATGACGCTTGGAATAAGATTATGCGTGCGAATGAGACTATGCATGACTTTGGGAGTGACACTAGGTGGAAACAAGTCAATATCACGGAGCTGTACTGTGCACATAGTAAAGACAACAGTCTTTTTCTGAAAGATTCATGCCCAGTAATCGACCCAGCCGAAATGAGAAAAACATCCGAAAAATTGGCCGGGAACAAAACTATACACGAGTACGACTTTGGTATGTACGGTGACGTAGTGGAGTCTCAGGTGGGAAGTGTTAATCTAAGGGATTTTCCAAAGAAGTTCTTCTACTGCTTTTGGTGGGCTCTCAAAAATCTTAG CACCTTTGGCGAAAACCTCAAGCCAGGCAACTCTGCAACAGATATCTCTTTGGCAATCCTCATGTGTGCCTGTGGTTTATTCTTGGTTGCTGTACTCATTGGAAACGTTCAG AAATACTTGCTATCAAGTACCGTCAGAGCAGACGAAATgaatgaaagaaagagagacataGAAACATGGATGACGTATAGGAACCTACCAGAAGAGCTCAAGAAACGCATTAAGGAAAACGAGAAAACCCTAAGGAAAAATTTGAGAGGCACGGATGAAGAATCTCTTCTTCGTCGCTTCCCAGAAGACCTCAGACGCGAAACCCAACTCTATCTTGATGAGCATAGTGCATAA